A region of Hydrogenimonas cancrithermarum DNA encodes the following proteins:
- the gatA gene encoding Asp-tRNA(Asn)/Glu-tRNA(Gln) amidotransferase subunit GatA, whose product MITLKEALGLPKEEIAALREDLKKKIEEKKELNAYIAVDEAGEGVPLLIKDNIQVKGWNVTAASNILQGYVAPYNATVIEKIEAAGLSPFGRANMDEFAMGSSTETSFYGKTLNPHDPGRVPGGSSGGSAAAVGAGVAIAALGSDTGGSIRQPAAFCGIVGMKPTYGRVSRWGLGAYSSSLDQIGPMTQNVEDAAILYDIISGHDTHDSTSADIDYTPVTPNLNPDRKLKIAVIDNYIKDASPEVQAAYDTAIKALEDSGHTIVHKEMMGAKYDIAAYYIIATAEASANLSRYDGIRYGNRVEDVKDLKELYLRTRSEGFGEEVKRRILLGSFVLSSGYYDAYYLKAQKVRHLIKDEFEAVFKEADLILSPVAPTPAFKFGEMADPLQMYLSDAYTIGINLAGLPALSLPIQKTAEGLPVGLQLIGKHFDEQTVFDGALSLENAVAYEK is encoded by the coding sequence TTGATAACGCTAAAAGAGGCACTTGGTCTGCCAAAAGAAGAGATCGCCGCATTGCGCGAAGATCTGAAAAAGAAGATCGAAGAGAAAAAAGAGCTCAACGCCTACATCGCCGTCGATGAAGCGGGCGAGGGTGTGCCACTTCTGATCAAAGACAATATCCAGGTCAAAGGATGGAACGTTACCGCCGCGAGTAATATTCTGCAAGGGTATGTGGCACCCTACAACGCGACCGTGATCGAAAAGATCGAAGCGGCGGGCCTTTCACCGTTCGGACGGGCGAACATGGATGAATTTGCGATGGGAAGTTCAACCGAAACAAGTTTCTACGGCAAAACCCTCAACCCGCACGATCCCGGCCGCGTACCCGGTGGTTCTTCCGGCGGCTCCGCAGCGGCAGTCGGTGCGGGTGTAGCGATTGCCGCACTAGGAAGCGACACGGGTGGATCGATTCGGCAGCCGGCGGCATTTTGCGGCATAGTGGGCATGAAACCGACTTATGGAAGGGTGAGCCGTTGGGGGCTCGGTGCCTACAGTTCCAGTCTCGACCAGATCGGACCGATGACACAGAATGTCGAAGATGCGGCGATTTTGTATGACATTATAAGCGGCCACGACACCCATGACAGCACGAGTGCGGATATCGACTACACGCCGGTTACACCAAATCTGAATCCCGACAGAAAACTGAAAATCGCCGTTATCGACAACTATATCAAAGATGCCAGCCCCGAAGTGCAGGCGGCATACGACACGGCCATCAAAGCGCTCGAAGATTCGGGGCATACGATCGTCCATAAAGAGATGATGGGTGCGAAATATGACATTGCCGCCTACTACATTATCGCGACAGCCGAAGCGAGTGCGAACTTGAGCCGTTACGACGGGATCCGCTACGGCAACCGCGTCGAAGATGTGAAAGATCTCAAAGAGCTTTACCTCCGCACCCGCAGCGAAGGGTTTGGCGAAGAGGTCAAGCGCCGTATTCTGCTTGGAAGCTTCGTCCTCTCCAGCGGCTACTACGACGCCTACTATCTCAAAGCCCAGAAGGTGCGCCATCTCATTAAAGATGAGTTCGAGGCGGTCTTCAAAGAAGCGGATCTGATCCTCAGTCCCGTTGCGCCGACACCGGCTTTCAAATTCGGTGAGATGGCGGATCCACTGCAGATGTATCTGAGCGACGCCTATACGATCGGAATCAACCTTGCAGGTCTGCCGGCACTCAGTCTACCTATCCAAAAGACAGCCGAAGGGCTTCCTGTCGGCCTCCAGCTTATTGGAAAACATTTTGACGAACAGACGGTTTTTGACGGGGCATTGAGCCTTGAAAACGCGGTAGCATACGAAAAATAA
- the guaB gene encoding IMP dehydrogenase, with translation MRIRKRALTFEDVLLVPKHSTVLPKEVDLSTQLTKNIRLNIPIVSAAMDTVTEYRAAIAMARLGGIGIIHKNMDTATQVKQIKKVKKSESGIIIDPVFMHPGQTLGEAEAIMREYRISGVPVVDEHMRLLGILTNRDMRFETDMNKKVEDIMTKMPLITAKKGISLDEAADIMHKNKIEKLPLIDENGVLTGLVTIKDIKKRKEYPNACKDDFGRLRVGAAIGVGQIDRARALAEAGVDVLVLDSAHGHSQGIIDTLETLKSELEVDVIAGNIATSEAAEDLIRAGADAIKVGIGPGSICTTRIVAGVGVPQISAIDECAQVGHKYGVPVIADGGIKYSGDVAKALAVGASCIMAGSILAGTEESPGETIMYQGRQYKSYRGMGSIGAMTKGSTDRYFQEGTAADKLVPEGIEGRVPYRGRIADVIHQLTGGLRSSMGYCGSKDIPTFWERAEFVEITSAGLKESHVHDVMITKEAPNYHI, from the coding sequence ATGAGAATTAGAAAACGCGCCCTGACATTCGAAGATGTCCTTTTGGTTCCCAAGCACTCGACAGTACTTCCAAAAGAGGTCGACCTCTCGACACAACTGACAAAAAATATCCGCCTCAATATTCCGATTGTCTCCGCGGCGATGGATACGGTGACCGAGTACCGTGCGGCGATCGCGATGGCACGCCTCGGAGGGATCGGGATCATTCATAAAAACATGGATACCGCGACACAGGTCAAGCAGATCAAAAAGGTCAAGAAGAGCGAGTCCGGTATTATCATCGATCCCGTTTTCATGCATCCTGGGCAGACACTCGGCGAGGCAGAAGCGATTATGCGTGAGTACCGCATCTCCGGTGTACCGGTCGTGGACGAGCATATGAGACTGCTGGGTATCCTCACCAACCGCGATATGCGCTTCGAGACCGACATGAACAAAAAAGTTGAAGATATCATGACCAAAATGCCACTCATTACGGCGAAGAAAGGGATCTCGCTCGATGAAGCGGCGGATATTATGCACAAAAACAAGATCGAGAAACTGCCATTGATCGACGAAAACGGTGTCCTGACCGGTTTGGTTACGATCAAAGATATCAAAAAACGCAAAGAGTATCCAAATGCCTGCAAAGACGACTTTGGCCGTCTGCGCGTGGGCGCTGCGATTGGCGTGGGACAGATCGATCGAGCGCGTGCACTGGCGGAAGCGGGGGTTGACGTGCTGGTGCTCGACTCGGCGCACGGCCACTCCCAGGGCATCATCGACACACTCGAAACGCTCAAATCCGAGCTTGAAGTCGATGTGATAGCTGGAAACATCGCGACCAGCGAAGCTGCTGAAGATCTGATTAGAGCGGGTGCCGACGCCATCAAAGTTGGCATCGGGCCGGGATCGATCTGTACGACGCGCATCGTTGCCGGTGTTGGGGTCCCGCAGATCAGCGCCATTGATGAGTGTGCACAAGTGGGACACAAGTATGGTGTGCCGGTCATCGCCGACGGCGGTATCAAGTACTCCGGCGATGTCGCCAAAGCGTTGGCTGTGGGAGCGAGCTGTATTATGGCGGGTTCCATTCTTGCAGGAACCGAAGAGAGCCCGGGCGAGACCATCATGTACCAGGGACGCCAGTACAAAAGCTACCGTGGCATGGGAAGCATCGGTGCGATGACCAAAGGGAGCACCGACCGTTATTTCCAGGAAGGTACTGCAGCCGACAAACTTGTTCCGGAAGGTATCGAAGGGCGCGTACCCTACCGCGGACGTATCGCCGATGTGATCCATCAGCTCACCGGCGGTCTGCGCTCCTCGATGGGTTACTGTGGCAGCAAAGACATCCCCACCTTCTGGGAGCGTGCGGAATTCGTCGAGATCACGAGCGCGGGCCTCAAAGAGAGTCATGTACATGACGTTATGATCACCAAAGAAGCACCGAATTACCATATTTAA
- a CDS encoding O-acetylhomoserine aminocarboxypropyltransferase/cysteine synthase family protein, with protein MTQQTKALHAGYEKDKQGTMVVPIYQTTAYEFRDVEHAANLFALKELGNIYTRLNNPTTDVFEKRFAEMEEGEAALATASGMAAIFYAIANAAEAGDNIVCATQLYGGTLTQAAHTLKRFGIEARFFDVHAPEQIEPLIDDKTKVIFFETLTNPSIDVADIEAIVAIADKYHILTVVDNTVATPILCQPLKHGVDIVVHSASKYTTGQGLAIGGIMVERKDLVEKIKENPRYPQFNEPDPSYHGLVYVDVPLPVYTLRARLALLRDLGAVVAPFNSWLFIQGLETLPIRMPVHSKNAQRVAEFLVRHPKVLKVNYPGLKSDPNHTMAMKYFKDGMCSGLLSFEVEDFETAKRIVDRTQIFSLVVNIGDSKSIITHPASTTHQQLNEEEMAACGVKPGLIRLSIGLEDADDLIEDLKQALEG; from the coding sequence ATGACCCAACAGACCAAAGCCCTTCACGCCGGCTACGAAAAAGACAAACAGGGAACGATGGTCGTTCCGATCTATCAAACGACGGCCTATGAGTTTCGCGATGTCGAGCATGCGGCGAATCTTTTTGCGCTCAAGGAACTCGGCAATATCTATACGCGTCTGAACAATCCGACAACCGATGTCTTCGAAAAACGCTTTGCCGAAATGGAGGAGGGTGAAGCTGCGCTTGCGACGGCCAGCGGGATGGCGGCGATCTTCTATGCCATCGCCAATGCAGCCGAAGCGGGCGACAATATTGTTTGTGCGACACAGCTGTATGGTGGAACCCTGACACAGGCGGCGCATACACTGAAGCGCTTCGGCATCGAGGCGCGTTTTTTCGATGTCCACGCACCCGAGCAGATCGAACCATTGATCGACGATAAGACAAAAGTGATCTTTTTCGAAACGTTGACCAACCCGAGTATCGACGTGGCCGATATCGAGGCCATCGTCGCCATCGCGGACAAATACCACATTCTTACGGTCGTCGACAACACCGTTGCGACGCCGATTCTCTGCCAGCCACTCAAACACGGCGTCGACATCGTCGTACATAGTGCCAGTAAATACACGACGGGGCAGGGACTCGCTATCGGTGGGATCATGGTCGAACGTAAAGATCTGGTCGAAAAGATCAAAGAGAATCCACGCTATCCGCAATTCAACGAACCCGATCCAAGCTACCACGGACTTGTCTATGTCGACGTTCCGTTGCCGGTATATACGTTGCGTGCGCGTCTTGCTCTTTTGCGTGATCTGGGTGCCGTTGTCGCGCCGTTCAACAGCTGGCTCTTCATCCAGGGGCTCGAAACCCTACCGATCAGAATGCCGGTCCACTCGAAAAACGCACAGCGAGTCGCGGAATTTCTCGTGCGGCATCCCAAGGTGTTGAAAGTCAACTATCCTGGACTTAAGAGTGATCCGAATCACACCATGGCGATGAAATATTTCAAAGACGGCATGTGCAGCGGGTTGCTCAGCTTCGAAGTCGAGGATTTCGAAACGGCGAAGCGGATCGTCGACCGTACACAGATCTTTTCACTGGTCGTCAATATCGGGGACAGCAAGAGCATCATCACCCATCCTGCGAGTACGACGCATCAGCAACTCAACGAAGAAGAGATGGCGGCGTGTGGCGTCAAGCCGGGACTGATCCGTCTAAGTATCGGCCTTGAAGATGCGGACGATTTGATCGAAGATCTCAAGCAGGCGTTGGAAGGATAA
- the metX gene encoding homoserine O-acetyltransferase MetX: MKITTKKETFTNPLYLESGRILEPYELVYETYGELNDEKNNAILVTHALSGSHHAAGRYEGDRKPGWWDGLIGDGKAIDTTRYFVICVNVIGSCYGSTGPMSQMYPSEERYRLKFPVITVKDMVKAQRILLSRLGIDRLHAIVGGSMGGMQALRFAVEFPNFAKHTIAMAATHATRPWAIAFNKVVQEAIIKDPKFKKGNYDPEDFKEEGFTGLAVGRMAGHISYLSPESMDRKFGRTYVETDGLFELFGKFQVERYLEYNGYGFSKWFDPLSYLYITKAINIFDISRGYDTLDEALKRIKTDLHLISFRRDLLFMPEEMKEVKIVMDAQGQSGHVSYYEVDSDYGHDAFLVELDKFSDYVADVLR, translated from the coding sequence TTGAAGATTACGACAAAAAAAGAGACGTTTACCAACCCGCTCTATCTGGAAAGCGGCCGTATTCTCGAGCCGTATGAACTGGTGTACGAAACATACGGCGAATTGAACGACGAGAAAAACAACGCGATCCTTGTCACCCATGCGCTCAGCGGAAGCCACCACGCGGCGGGCCGTTACGAAGGTGACAGGAAGCCGGGCTGGTGGGATGGCCTCATAGGAGATGGCAAGGCTATCGATACGACACGTTACTTTGTGATATGCGTCAATGTTATCGGCAGTTGTTACGGTTCGACGGGCCCGATGTCGCAGATGTATCCGAGTGAAGAGCGCTATCGTCTCAAGTTTCCGGTGATTACCGTCAAGGACATGGTCAAAGCGCAGCGCATCCTTCTCAGCCGGCTCGGTATCGACAGGCTCCATGCGATCGTCGGTGGTTCGATGGGCGGGATGCAGGCGCTTCGGTTCGCGGTGGAGTTTCCAAATTTCGCCAAACACACGATCGCGATGGCGGCGACCCATGCCACCAGGCCCTGGGCGATCGCCTTCAACAAAGTGGTGCAGGAAGCGATCATCAAAGACCCGAAGTTCAAAAAGGGAAATTACGATCCGGAAGATTTTAAAGAAGAGGGATTTACGGGGTTGGCAGTCGGACGGATGGCGGGGCATATCAGCTATCTCTCTCCGGAGTCGATGGACCGGAAATTTGGACGTACCTATGTCGAGACCGACGGACTCTTCGAGCTGTTTGGAAAGTTTCAGGTGGAGCGCTATCTCGAGTATAACGGCTACGGTTTCAGTAAATGGTTCGATCCGCTCAGCTATCTCTATATTACCAAGGCGATCAACATTTTTGATATATCACGCGGGTACGATACGCTCGATGAAGCGTTGAAACGCATCAAGACGGACCTGCATCTCATCTCTTTCAGACGTGATCTGCTCTTTATGCCCGAGGAGATGAAGGAGGTCAAGATCGTTATGGATGCACAGGGGCAGAGTGGCCATGTCAGTTACTACGAGGTTGATAGCGATTACGGGCATGACGCTTTTTTGGTGGAGCTGGACAAATTCAGCGATTATGTTGCGGACGTTTTGAGATAG
- the xseB gene encoding exodeoxyribonuclease VII small subunit, translated as MAKGLDFEEKVEAAKKIMEQLMDPEIPLEKSVKLYKEGMKLLKEAGKILEDAKIEIETIEKEQIDPEELL; from the coding sequence TTGGCAAAAGGTTTGGATTTTGAAGAGAAGGTCGAAGCGGCGAAAAAGATCATGGAACAGTTGATGGATCCGGAAATTCCTTTGGAGAAAAGCGTAAAGCTTTACAAAGAGGGGATGAAACTGCTCAAAGAGGCCGGAAAGATTCTCGAAGATGCAAAGATCGAAATCGAGACGATCGAAAAAGAGCAGATCGATCCGGAGGAGTTGTTATGA
- a CDS encoding carbon-nitrogen hydrolase family protein has protein sequence MINLAALQMPTQGMSPNALDHYFKTAKAKDTKLILLGEYVLNHFFKELEKMPVNMIKDQSDHHLAMIKALSKKYEMVVVAPLIQVKNKVCYKTIVKVTPKTTHTYYQQILIDYGHWDEAKFFANEIKPLEDPMVFAHEGVRFGVIGGFEIHFNWFFDRLNARDVDVLLLPTAATFESHNRWREILKTRAFLHNIYILRANRVGEYLDNEVKWKFYGDSMLITPVGEVESVLEDKESLMVATVDRKEVREAKRLWGFEKQLKKRQN, from the coding sequence ATGATCAATCTTGCTGCCCTTCAGATGCCGACACAGGGGATGAGTCCCAATGCGCTCGACCACTACTTCAAGACGGCAAAGGCCAAAGATACGAAGTTGATACTGCTTGGCGAATATGTTCTCAACCACTTTTTCAAAGAGCTCGAAAAGATGCCGGTGAACATGATCAAGGATCAAAGCGACCACCATCTGGCGATGATCAAAGCGTTGAGCAAAAAATATGAAATGGTCGTTGTGGCACCGCTGATTCAGGTCAAGAACAAAGTGTGCTACAAAACGATCGTCAAAGTGACGCCCAAGACGACCCATACCTATTATCAGCAGATACTCATCGACTATGGCCACTGGGACGAGGCGAAATTTTTCGCCAATGAAATCAAGCCGCTTGAAGATCCGATGGTATTTGCCCATGAAGGTGTGAGATTCGGTGTCATCGGAGGGTTTGAAATCCATTTCAACTGGTTTTTCGACCGTCTCAATGCACGGGATGTCGATGTGCTTCTTCTTCCGACCGCTGCGACTTTCGAATCACACAATCGCTGGCGGGAGATTCTAAAAACTCGTGCCTTTTTGCACAACATCTACATTTTGCGAGCCAACCGCGTCGGGGAATATCTCGACAATGAGGTCAAATGGAAGTTCTACGGCGATTCGATGTTGATAACCCCGGTCGGAGAGGTTGAAAGCGTGCTCGAAGACAAGGAGTCGCTGATGGTCGCTACGGTCGATCGGAAAGAGGTTCGTGAAGCCAAGAGGCTATGGGGATTCGAAAAACAGCTCAAAAAGCGTCAAAATTAG